Proteins from a genomic interval of Centroberyx gerrardi isolate f3 chromosome 23, fCenGer3.hap1.cur.20231027, whole genome shotgun sequence:
- the eml3 gene encoding echinoderm microtubule-associated protein-like 3 isoform X1: protein MDSSTNSLDDVSADSSAEFPDRASLMEVRLQAQEDEITLLKSSLADALRRLRLHDQLLPLLKQQLIAVNPGAARVLNQVCCSDGCTSSRKLSSSSAPDGRHTASSQVSNSIVTNENGHIGSPVSLESRSRAPTLDRSTQTEQTILGQDAGLDRVPLALTRAVQSLQLEDALPEGEPVAEGARAKLHRVPGLEEEDEEQEEDEEVGGEQDKELSWASSVEEPIQPTTIRGLQREDFQDANGSPEEQSSASHSSAPSKDQSPTSRTGPLSPIQEGEKKQLVRRNSEKLGKDGPERNRKRLDKKAASSANLLTRSPSLESRAKELIAGAGSPGSRRGTYSQGQSIKMFIRGRPITMYIPSNIQNYEDLKMEPPLEKLELDWVYGYRGRDCRANLYFLPSGEAVYFIACVVVLYHINNRTQRHYRKHTDPVRCLTLHPDKVRVASGQMAGVDKDGKPLQPCVHIWDSTSLVTLQQIGLGTFERGVGSVAFSFADSGAFLCVIDDSNEHMLSVWDCTKGTKHVEVKSTNEAVFAVEFNPSDSTNIITCGKSHVYFWTLSAGQLTKKQGIFGKYKKPKFIQCFVFSLTGDVLTGDSEGNILTWGKSAADVKTLGKGAKETFQIMRQTRAHEGSVFTLCTLQGGGLLSGGGKDRKIIRWSADLAPERECEIAEKFGAVRTIADVDGEELLVGTTRNAILRGTFSDGFVAIVQGHVDEMWGLATHHSQNIFLTCGHDRQVCLWNTEEHKLDWCTTLEEYGLCADFCPSGSVVSVGLSTGRWLVLDLLTREVVSESTDGNEQLSVMRYSPDGSFLAVGSHDNFIYIYNVTESGRRYTRFGKCNGHSSFITHLDWSKDGKYIMSNSGDYEILYWDVAAGCKLLRNRFESKDREWASYTCVLGFHVMGVWLEGSDGTDINALCRSHSERVVAVADDFCKVHLFQYPCPKPKAPSHRYEGHGSHVTNVCFTHNDSHLLSMGGKDTCILQWRVQGAGGGGAGDSRERLTSASSTSTSTSSPEPATT from the exons ATGATGTGTCAGCAGACAGCAGCGCAGAATTCCCAGACCGAGCGTCCCTGATGGAGGTGCGTCTGCAGGCGCAGGAGGATGAGATCACGCTGCTGAAGTCATCGCTGGCCGACGCCCTGCGCAGGCTCCGCCTCCACGATCAGCTCCTCCCATTGCTTAAACAGCAGCTCATTGCAG TGAACCCGGGTGCAGCTCGGGTGCTGAACCAGGTGTGCTGTTCAGATGGGTGCACCAGCAGCCGGAAACTGTCCTCCAGCTCAGCACCTGACGGACGCCACACTGCCAGCAG CCAAGTGTCAAACAGCATTGTGACCAATGAGAATGGCCACATAGGGAGCCCAGTGTCCCTGGAGTCCAGGTCCAGAGCCCCCACACTGGACAGGTCGACCCAGACAGAGCAAACCATACTGGGGCAGGACGCTGGGCTGGACAGGGTCCCTCTGGCTCTCACCAGGGCTGTCCAGAGCCTGCAGCTAGAGGATGCTCTCCCTGAGGGGGAGCCTGTGGCGGAGGGGGCCCGGGCAAAGCTCCACCGCGTCCCAGGgctggaagaggaggatgaggagcaggaggaagacgaAGAAGTAGGAGGGGAGCAGGACAAGGAGCTAAGCTGGGCATCGTCAGTGGAGGAGCCCATCCAGCCCACCACCATCCGAGGCCTCCAGAGGGAGGACTTCCAGGACGCAAACGGCTCTCCAGAGGAGCAGAGCTCTGCCTCGCACTCCTCGGCCCCCAGTAAAGACCAGAGCCCCACTTCCCGCACCGGACCCCTGTCCCCCATccaggaaggagagaaaaaacagct GGTTCGTAGGAACAGTGAGAAGCTGGGGAAGGACGGCCCAGAAAGGAACAGGAAGCGCCTGGACAAGAAGGCAGCATCCTCGGCCAACCTCCTCACCCGCTCCCCCAGCCTGGAGAG CCGGGCCAAGGAACTTATCGCCGGTGCAG GATCCCCCGGGTCCCGGAGAGGAACCTACAGCCAAG GACAGTCAATCAAGATGTTCATCCGTGGCCGACCAATAACTATGTACATCCCCTCTAACATCCAGAACTATGAAGACCTGAAGATGGAGCCTCCCTTAGAGAAACTGGAGCTGGACTGGGT CTACGGTTACCGAGGCCGGGATTGCCGTGCCAACCTGTACTTCCTGCCGTCGGGCGAGGCGGTGTACTTCATCGCCTGCGTTGTGGTGCTTTACCACATCAACAACCGCACACAACGCCACTACCGCAAACACACCGACCCAGTCCGCTG TCTGACCCTCCATCCTGACAAGGTGCGGGTGGCATCTGGCCAAATGGCAGGGGTGGATAAAGACGGCAAG ccCCTGCAGCCTTGTGTTCATATCTGGGACTCGACCAGCCTGGTCACCCTGCAGCAGATCGGCCTGGGAACCTTCGAGAGGGGAGTGGGATCAGTCGCTTTCTCCTTCGCT GACTCTGGAGCGTTCCTGTGTGTGATCGATGATTCTAATGAACACATGCTGTCAGTATGGGACTGCACCAAGGGAACCAAGCATGTAGAGGTCAAG agtACCAATGAGGCTGTGTTTGCTGTGGAGTTCAACCCCAGCGACAGCACCAACATCATCACCTGTGGTAAATCCCACGTCTACTTCTGGACGCTCAGCGCTGGACAGCTCACCAAGAAACAAGGCATCTTTGGA AAATACAAGAAGCCCAAGTTCATCCAGTGTTTTGTCTTCAGCCTGACGGGAGACGTTCtgactggagactctgagggAAACATCCTGACTTGGGGAAAGTCGGCTGCGGATGTCAAAACGCTCGGAAAAGGAGCCAAGG AGACCTTCCAGATCATGCGTCAGACCAGAGCGCATGAAGGCAGCGTGTTTACCCTGTGCACCCTGCAGGGCGGCGGTCTGCTCAGCGGAGGAGGGAAAGATCGCAAGATCATCCGCTGGAGCGCCGACCTGGCAcctgagagagagtgtgag ATTGCTGAAAAGTTTGGGGCGGTCCGCACCATTGCAGATGTGGATGGGGAGGAACTATTAGTTGGTACGACCCGGAACGCTATCCTTAGAGGCACCTTCTCTGATGGCTTTGTGGCCATAGTGCAG GGTCATGTGGATGAGATGTGGGGTCTGGCCACACACCACTCCCAGAACATCTTCCTCACGTGTGGTCACGACAGACAGGTGTGCTTgtggaacacagaggaacacaagCTGGACTGGTGCACTACACTggag GAGTATGGATTGTGTGCAGACTTCTGTCCAAGCGGATCGGTGGTTTCAGTCGGCCTCAGTACTGGAAG GTGGCTGGTCCTTGACCTGCTGACCAGGGAGGTTGTCTCCGAATCCACCGACGGGAATGAGCAGCTGTCTGTCATGAGATACTCCCCAG ATGGCAGCTTTCTGGCTGTGGGCTCCCATGACAACTTCATCTATATCTACAATGTGACAGAGAGCGGCCGGCGCTACACCCGCTTCGGGAAATGTAAT GGCCACTCTAGCTTTATAACTCATCTGGATTGGTCCAAAGATGGGAAGTACATTATGTCTAATTCGGGCGACTACGAGATCCTTTACT GGGATGTTGCTGCGGGGTGTAAACTGTTGAGGAACCGCTTCGAGAGCAAAGACAGAGAATGGGCCTCCTACACCTGTGTGCTGGGCTTCCATGTCATGG GTGTGTGGTTGGAGGGCTCGGATGGTACAGACATCAACGCACTGTGTCGCTCTCACAGTGAGAGGGTGGTAGCGGTGGCTGACGACTTCTGTAAAGTCCACCTCTTCCAGTACCCATGTCCTAAACCAAAG GCACCGAGCCACAGGTACGAGGGCCATGGCAGCCACGTCACCAACGTCTGCTTCACCCACAACGactcccacctcctctccatGGGCGGGAAGGACACCTGCATCCTCCAGTGGCGGGTGCAGGGCGCCGGTGGCGGCGGGGCGGGCGACAGCAGGGAGAGGCTGACCTcggcctcctccacctccacctccaccagctCGCCGGAGCCTGCCACCACCTAG
- the eml3 gene encoding echinoderm microtubule-associated protein-like 3 isoform X2 has protein sequence MDSSTNSLDDVSADSSAEFPDRASLMEVRLQAQEDEITLLKSSLADALRRLRLHDQLLPLLKQQLIAVNPGAARVLNQVCCSDGCTSSRKLSSSSAPDGRHTASRVRRNSEKLGKDGPERNRKRLDKKAASSANLLTRSPSLESRAKELIAGAGSPGSRRGTYSQGQSIKMFIRGRPITMYIPSNIQNYEDLKMEPPLEKLELDWVYGYRGRDCRANLYFLPSGEAVYFIACVVVLYHINNRTQRHYRKHTDPVRCLTLHPDKVRVASGQMAGVDKDGKPLQPCVHIWDSTSLVTLQQIGLGTFERGVGSVAFSFADSGAFLCVIDDSNEHMLSVWDCTKGTKHVEVKSTNEAVFAVEFNPSDSTNIITCGKSHVYFWTLSAGQLTKKQGIFGKYKKPKFIQCFVFSLTGDVLTGDSEGNILTWGKSAADVKTLGKGAKETFQIMRQTRAHEGSVFTLCTLQGGGLLSGGGKDRKIIRWSADLAPERECEIAEKFGAVRTIADVDGEELLVGTTRNAILRGTFSDGFVAIVQGHVDEMWGLATHHSQNIFLTCGHDRQVCLWNTEEHKLDWCTTLEEYGLCADFCPSGSVVSVGLSTGRWLVLDLLTREVVSESTDGNEQLSVMRYSPDGSFLAVGSHDNFIYIYNVTESGRRYTRFGKCNGHSSFITHLDWSKDGKYIMSNSGDYEILYWDVAAGCKLLRNRFESKDREWASYTCVLGFHVMGVWLEGSDGTDINALCRSHSERVVAVADDFCKVHLFQYPCPKPKAPSHRYEGHGSHVTNVCFTHNDSHLLSMGGKDTCILQWRVQGAGGGGAGDSRERLTSASSTSTSTSSPEPATT, from the exons ATGATGTGTCAGCAGACAGCAGCGCAGAATTCCCAGACCGAGCGTCCCTGATGGAGGTGCGTCTGCAGGCGCAGGAGGATGAGATCACGCTGCTGAAGTCATCGCTGGCCGACGCCCTGCGCAGGCTCCGCCTCCACGATCAGCTCCTCCCATTGCTTAAACAGCAGCTCATTGCAG TGAACCCGGGTGCAGCTCGGGTGCTGAACCAGGTGTGCTGTTCAGATGGGTGCACCAGCAGCCGGAAACTGTCCTCCAGCTCAGCACCTGACGGACGCCACACTGCCAGCAG GGTTCGTAGGAACAGTGAGAAGCTGGGGAAGGACGGCCCAGAAAGGAACAGGAAGCGCCTGGACAAGAAGGCAGCATCCTCGGCCAACCTCCTCACCCGCTCCCCCAGCCTGGAGAG CCGGGCCAAGGAACTTATCGCCGGTGCAG GATCCCCCGGGTCCCGGAGAGGAACCTACAGCCAAG GACAGTCAATCAAGATGTTCATCCGTGGCCGACCAATAACTATGTACATCCCCTCTAACATCCAGAACTATGAAGACCTGAAGATGGAGCCTCCCTTAGAGAAACTGGAGCTGGACTGGGT CTACGGTTACCGAGGCCGGGATTGCCGTGCCAACCTGTACTTCCTGCCGTCGGGCGAGGCGGTGTACTTCATCGCCTGCGTTGTGGTGCTTTACCACATCAACAACCGCACACAACGCCACTACCGCAAACACACCGACCCAGTCCGCTG TCTGACCCTCCATCCTGACAAGGTGCGGGTGGCATCTGGCCAAATGGCAGGGGTGGATAAAGACGGCAAG ccCCTGCAGCCTTGTGTTCATATCTGGGACTCGACCAGCCTGGTCACCCTGCAGCAGATCGGCCTGGGAACCTTCGAGAGGGGAGTGGGATCAGTCGCTTTCTCCTTCGCT GACTCTGGAGCGTTCCTGTGTGTGATCGATGATTCTAATGAACACATGCTGTCAGTATGGGACTGCACCAAGGGAACCAAGCATGTAGAGGTCAAG agtACCAATGAGGCTGTGTTTGCTGTGGAGTTCAACCCCAGCGACAGCACCAACATCATCACCTGTGGTAAATCCCACGTCTACTTCTGGACGCTCAGCGCTGGACAGCTCACCAAGAAACAAGGCATCTTTGGA AAATACAAGAAGCCCAAGTTCATCCAGTGTTTTGTCTTCAGCCTGACGGGAGACGTTCtgactggagactctgagggAAACATCCTGACTTGGGGAAAGTCGGCTGCGGATGTCAAAACGCTCGGAAAAGGAGCCAAGG AGACCTTCCAGATCATGCGTCAGACCAGAGCGCATGAAGGCAGCGTGTTTACCCTGTGCACCCTGCAGGGCGGCGGTCTGCTCAGCGGAGGAGGGAAAGATCGCAAGATCATCCGCTGGAGCGCCGACCTGGCAcctgagagagagtgtgag ATTGCTGAAAAGTTTGGGGCGGTCCGCACCATTGCAGATGTGGATGGGGAGGAACTATTAGTTGGTACGACCCGGAACGCTATCCTTAGAGGCACCTTCTCTGATGGCTTTGTGGCCATAGTGCAG GGTCATGTGGATGAGATGTGGGGTCTGGCCACACACCACTCCCAGAACATCTTCCTCACGTGTGGTCACGACAGACAGGTGTGCTTgtggaacacagaggaacacaagCTGGACTGGTGCACTACACTggag GAGTATGGATTGTGTGCAGACTTCTGTCCAAGCGGATCGGTGGTTTCAGTCGGCCTCAGTACTGGAAG GTGGCTGGTCCTTGACCTGCTGACCAGGGAGGTTGTCTCCGAATCCACCGACGGGAATGAGCAGCTGTCTGTCATGAGATACTCCCCAG ATGGCAGCTTTCTGGCTGTGGGCTCCCATGACAACTTCATCTATATCTACAATGTGACAGAGAGCGGCCGGCGCTACACCCGCTTCGGGAAATGTAAT GGCCACTCTAGCTTTATAACTCATCTGGATTGGTCCAAAGATGGGAAGTACATTATGTCTAATTCGGGCGACTACGAGATCCTTTACT GGGATGTTGCTGCGGGGTGTAAACTGTTGAGGAACCGCTTCGAGAGCAAAGACAGAGAATGGGCCTCCTACACCTGTGTGCTGGGCTTCCATGTCATGG GTGTGTGGTTGGAGGGCTCGGATGGTACAGACATCAACGCACTGTGTCGCTCTCACAGTGAGAGGGTGGTAGCGGTGGCTGACGACTTCTGTAAAGTCCACCTCTTCCAGTACCCATGTCCTAAACCAAAG GCACCGAGCCACAGGTACGAGGGCCATGGCAGCCACGTCACCAACGTCTGCTTCACCCACAACGactcccacctcctctccatGGGCGGGAAGGACACCTGCATCCTCCAGTGGCGGGTGCAGGGCGCCGGTGGCGGCGGGGCGGGCGACAGCAGGGAGAGGCTGACCTcggcctcctccacctccacctccaccagctCGCCGGAGCCTGCCACCACCTAG